The nucleotide window CGGCATCGGAGCCCCCGGTCAGTCCGGCGGCAATGGCGGGCCCGGCGGCGCCGGCGGGTTGCTTAGCGGGTCGGGTGGGGCCGGCGGGGCCGGTGGGGCCGGTGGGGCCGGGGCGGTAGGACAAGTCGGCGGGTCGGGCGGCACCGGAGGCGCGGGCGGGCCGGGGCTAATCGGCGGGGCCGGCGGGGCGGGCGGGGCCGGTGGGGCGGGCGGCGCAGGCGCTCCAGGTGCTCCCGCCGGAGGCGCCGGCGCCACCGGCATGGCCGGCGGCAACGGTGGGGCCGGCGGGTCCGGCGGGGCCGCCTCAGGACTTCCCGGGCTGTTCAGTGTGGGCGGAGCCGGCGGTGACGGCGGAGCCGGCGGACTCGGCGGCGATGGCGGGGCCGGCGGTAGTGGAGTGGGCTACCAGACCACAGGCGGTACCGGCGGGGCGGGGGGCACCGGCGGCAACGCGGGAGCCGGCGGGGCCGGCGGCGCCGGGTCGCCTTTCGGACTAAGCGGTGTGAACGGCAGCGGCGGCACCGGTGGCGGCGGCGGCACCGGCGGGGACGGAGGCATCGGCGACACCGGCGCCTTCATGGGCGGCAGCGGCGGACAAGGCGGTACCGGAGGCGCCGCCGGTGCCGCAGGAAGCGGTGGCCGCGGCGGCAGCATCGGCGCCGGCGGGATCGGCGGGGGCGGCGGCGCTGGCGGGACGGGCGGTACCGGCACCACCGGCGGCAGTTCGCAGTCCCCCACTATCGGCGGCCAAGGCGGCCAAGGCGGCTCCGGCGGCCAAGGGGGTACCGGCGGATCCGGTATCGGCGGTGTCGGCGGCGGCACCGGCGGCACCGGCGGCGTCGGCGGCACCGGCGGGGACGGCGGCACCGGCGGCACCAACACCGGTACCTCTGGCGGCGCTGGTGCCGACGGCGGGGCTGGCGGCACCGGAGGCACTGCAGGAGCCGCCGGCCACGGCACCGACGGCGGCGCCATCGGACTCATCGGCCACGGCGGCAACGGCGGTAACGGCGGTAACGGCGGCATCGGAGGCACCGGCACCCCGGGAACCGACGCAACCACACCCAGCCAAGGCAGCCAAGGCGGCCAAGGCGGTGGCGGCGGGGCCGGCGGCGCAGGCGGGGCCGGCATCGATGGCCTCAACGGCGGCAACGGCGGCCACGGCGGCACCGGCGGTGCCGGCGGCACTGGCGGCCACGGCGGTGCCAACACCGGCACCGGCGGTGGTGACGGTGCTGCCGGCGGCCAAGGCGGCACCGGAGGCGGCGCGGGAGCCGCCGGCAGCGGCACCGACGGCGGCTCCAACGGCCAGCACGGCACCGGCGGCACCGGAGGCACCGGCGGGGACGGCGGCACCGGCGGCGACGGCGCCGCTGGTGTCGACGATCCCGACTCACCCACCGCAGGCACTCAAGGAGGTCAAGGCGGTGCTGGAGGCGCCGGCGGCACTGGAGGAGCCGGCATCGGTGGCTTCGGCGGCGGCACCGGCGGCACCGGCGGCACCGGCGGCGCCGGCGGCACCGGAGGCGTCGGCGGTACTAACACCGGCACTACCGGCGGCGCCGGCGCCAATGGCGGCCAGGGCGGTACCGGCGGCACCGCAGGAGCCGCCGGTCACGGCACCGACGGCGGCGCCATCGGGCTCATCGGCCACGGCGGCCACGGCGGTGACGGCGGCAGCGGCGGCACCGGAGCCACCGGCACCGAGGGCACCAACTCCACCAGCCCCACCGCCGGCGGCACCGGCGGCCAAGGCGGCACCGGAGGCACCGGAGGCGACGGCGGCGCCGGTATCGACGGCCTCAACGGTGGCAACGGTGGCACCGGCGGCACCGGCGGCCAAGGCGGCACCGGTGGCCAAGGCGGCACCGTGCTCGGCGGGATCGGCGGCGGCAACGGTGCTGACGGCGGCCAAGGCGGCATCGGCGGCACCGCCGGCTCGGCAGGCAGCGGGACCGACGGCGGCGCCAACGGCGCCAACGGCACCGGCGGGCAGGGCGGCACCGGCGGTGCCGGCGGCGCCGGCCAAATCGGCACTCAAGGTGTCTCGGATCCCACCCCCACCCCCGGCGGCACTGGAGGCTCCGGCGGCGCCGGTGGTGCGGGCGGTTCGGGAGGTGCAGGTATCAACGGCCAAGGCGGCGGCGCCGGCGGCGCCGGCGGCAACGGCGGCACCGGCGGTGTCGGAGGCACCGGTGGCACCAACACTGGTAGCAGCGGCGACGGTGCCGCCGGCGGTCAAGGCGGCGCTGGAGGCGCGGCGGGCGCGGCCGGTAGCGGCACCGACGGCGGCGCGGTCGGAAACATAGGCACCGGCGGCACCGGCGGCGCCGGCGGCACCGGCGGCACCGGCAGCACCGGCGCCATCGGCACGAGCTCAGATACACCCACCCCGGGAAGCCAGGGCGGCCAGGGCGGCGCCGGGGGCACAGGTGGCGCCGGCGGCATCGGTATCGGCGGCGTCGGCGGCGGCCAAGGCGGAAACGGCGGAAACGGCGGCACGGGCGGCACCGGCGGCACCGGCGGCACCAACACCGACACCACGGGAGGCGCTGGCGCTTCCGGCGGTCAAGGCGGCGCGGGAGGCGCAGCAGGCGCGGCCGGCAGCGGCACCGACGGCGCCGCTGACGGGATCAACGGCACGGGCGGCACCGGAGGCACCGGCGGACGCGGCGGACAGGGCGGCACCGGCTCCGCCGGTGGTCTCTCAGCCCCGGGCCCCGGCGGAATGGGCGGCGAAGGCGGCGCCGGCGGAGTGGGCGGCGCCGGCATAGACGGCCTTGGCGGCGGCGACGGCGGAACCGGTGGCATCGGCGGCACCGGGGGAACGGGCGGCGCCAGCGGCACCGCGAACGATGGCGTCGGCGGAGCTGGTGGCGAGGCCGGCGCCGGTGGCACCGGCGGCAGCGGAACCGACGGCGGTTCGGGCGGAGCCGGCGGAGCCGGCGGAGCCGGCGGCGTCGGCGCTACCGGCAAGGACGACGACGCTGCCCAGGGTGGTGCCGGTGGCATCGGCGGACAAGGCGGCGCCGGGGGGACCGGTGGCAATGCCGGCGGCGGCAACGGCACCGGCGGAGTCGGCGGGCAAGGCGGTATGGGCGGGCAGGGCGGCGGTGGCGGTGCGGGCAAGGGTCTGGGCGGCGGCGACGGTGGCCAAGGCGGCATGGGCGGACACGGCGGCACAGGCGGCACCGGAAGCGGCTCCGGGCTCGGCGGCTTCGGCGGCGACGGCGGCGACGGCGGCACCGGTGGTCATGGCGGCACTGGTCTCCATGGGCCGGGGCAGCCGGGTGCCGCCGGTCAAGATGGCGGCCCGGGCGGCGGCCCTAGCGGCAACGACGGTGGCGCTGGCGGTGGCGGCAGCATCGGCGGCGGCGGCGGGCCAGGTGGCCCGGGTAACACCTGACGACGAATCCCGATCATCGCGCGTTCAGCCCTGGCAGGCGACGTGCGTCGATACAACGCGGTCGAACCGTGGGATTAGCCTGGTCATGCGGCGTTTATCGGCGTTGCGCCGGCGGCGGAAGCCAGGCCCGGTTTCGCCGAGTTGTGGCCATTGGGTCGGCGATGGTCGGCAACCGAGTCGGCAAGATCACCGTCATCGAGGCGGCCGACACCAGGTCCTACGAGGTTCTACGAGTCCCCGTCGACGAGCGACCAGTGGGCTTCGACTAGCCCATCGACCACCCCGAGCTGC belongs to Mycobacterium basiliense and includes:
- a CDS encoding PE family protein, which translates into the protein MASFVVVMPEALLAASESLTGLGSTIEAANAAAAASTIQLVAAGQDEVSAAIARLFGSYAQEYQALSTQMGQFHAQFVQALAGSQNVYGAAEAANASPLQILERHLLAIINAPTNALLARPLIGNGANGVDGTGANGGAGGILYGNGGNGGSGAPGQAGGAGGAAGLIGNGGHGGAGGIGAPGQSGGNGGPGGAGGLLSGSGGAGGAGGAGGAGAVGQVGGSGGTGGAGGPGLIGGAGGAGGAGGAGGAGAPGAPAGGAGATGMAGGNGGAGGSGGAASGLPGLFSVGGAGGDGGAGGLGGDGGAGGSGVGYQTTGGTGGAGGTGGNAGAGGAGGAGSPFGLSGVNGSGGTGGGGGTGGDGGIGDTGAFMGGSGGQGGTGGAAGAAGSGGRGGSIGAGGIGGGGGAGGTGGTGTTGGSSQSPTIGGQGGQGGSGGQGGTGGSGIGGVGGGTGGTGGVGGTGGDGGTGGTNTGTSGGAGADGGAGGTGGTAGAAGHGTDGGAIGLIGHGGNGGNGGNGGIGGTGTPGTDATTPSQGSQGGQGGGGGAGGAGGAGIDGLNGGNGGHGGTGGAGGTGGHGGANTGTGGGDGAAGGQGGTGGGAGAAGSGTDGGSNGQHGTGGTGGTGGDGGTGGDGAAGVDDPDSPTAGTQGGQGGAGGAGGTGGAGIGGFGGGTGGTGGTGGAGGTGGVGGTNTGTTGGAGANGGQGGTGGTAGAAGHGTDGGAIGLIGHGGHGGDGGSGGTGATGTEGTNSTSPTAGGTGGQGGTGGTGGDGGAGIDGLNGGNGGTGGTGGQGGTGGQGGTVLGGIGGGNGADGGQGGIGGTAGSAGSGTDGGANGANGTGGQGGTGGAGGAGQIGTQGVSDPTPTPGGTGGSGGAGGAGGSGGAGINGQGGGAGGAGGNGGTGGVGGTGGTNTGSSGDGAAGGQGGAGGAAGAAGSGTDGGAVGNIGTGGTGGAGGTGGTGSTGAIGTSSDTPTPGSQGGQGGAGGTGGAGGIGIGGVGGGQGGNGGNGGTGGTGGTGGTNTDTTGGAGASGGQGGAGGAAGAAGSGTDGAADGINGTGGTGGTGGRGGQGGTGSAGGLSAPGPGGMGGEGGAGGVGGAGIDGLGGGDGGTGGIGGTGGTGGASGTANDGVGGAGGEAGAGGTGGSGTDGGSGGAGGAGGAGGVGATGKDDDAAQGGAGGIGGQGGAGGTGGNAGGGNGTGGVGGQGGMGGQGGGGGAGKGLGGGDGGQGGMGGHGGTGGTGSGSGLGGFGGDGGDGGTGGHGGTGLHGPGQPGAAGQDGGPGGGPSGNDGGAGGGGSIGGGGGPGGPGNT